From Alloacidobacterium dinghuense:
CATCATCCTCAGACCGTGCGAATGGCACCGAGCCCTGTTCTCGCAGCTTCAAGCCTTGCCAACGGGTGGACAGGCGGTGACTCACTGGAGAGACCAAGACACCGCATTTTACGACATCACGCGCGGCATACGCGAAGCGGTGAACTCTATCCGAATGCCAAGCCCAAAAAACTGAGCTCGAGCA
This genomic window contains:
- a CDS encoding toll/interleukin-1 receptor domain-containing protein, translated to MLDKADVVLLLVSSDFLSSQYCYDIEVKRALELHESGKVRVIPIILRPCEWHRALFSQLQALPTGGQAVTHWRDQDTAFYDITRGIREAVNSIRMPSPKN